Proteins from a single region of Segatella copri:
- a CDS encoding SprT-like domain-containing protein has translation MIVTIEWMEEWFRRFDQKYFGGKLPVPELGLTHAKTRLGQLAYKRASRWGRTKLYDFKLSMSTYYDMTDKQAKSVLLHEMIHYIIGYTGLKDTSAHGVVFKGLMNKLNSQYGWDIRVSTSTKGWKVSETVRSRKEKKGPQIYLMLAIEMNDGRHYLSRVNPSFARRIENQLKTLREVVSHQWYTTMENYFEDYPQVRSLRGRRISKTDFGKLLNVLTPFQL, from the coding sequence ATGATTGTTACAATAGAATGGATGGAGGAGTGGTTCAGGCGTTTCGATCAGAAATATTTCGGGGGAAAACTGCCTGTTCCTGAACTCGGACTTACTCATGCCAAGACTCGCTTGGGGCAACTTGCCTATAAGCGGGCCTCCAGATGGGGGCGCACCAAACTCTACGATTTCAAACTCTCCATGTCTACTTATTATGATATGACCGACAAGCAGGCAAAGAGTGTCTTGCTCCACGAGATGATACATTACATCATCGGTTATACGGGACTGAAAGATACTTCGGCTCACGGGGTTGTGTTCAAGGGGCTGATGAATAAGCTCAACAGCCAGTATGGCTGGGATATCAGAGTATCGACATCCACCAAGGGTTGGAAGGTAAGCGAAACCGTAAGAAGCAGGAAAGAGAAAAAGGGACCGCAAATTTATCTGATGCTTGCCATCGAAATGAATGATGGAAGACATTATCTCTCGAGAGTGAATCCGAGTTTTGCCCGTCGCATCGAAAATCAACTGAAGACGCTCAGGGAAGTGGTTTCTCATCAGTGGTATACTACGATGGAGAACTATTTCGAAGACTATCCGCAGGTGCGCAGCTTGAGAGGAAGGCGCATCTCGAAGACCGATTTCGGAAAGTTGCTGAATGTACTCACTCCCTTTCAGCTGTAA
- the rsmD gene encoding 16S rRNA (guanine(966)-N(2))-methyltransferase RsmD, with the protein MKFNVQHSKFKVNMRIITGLYKGRHFDIPRSFKARPTTDFAKENIFNVLQGYIDFEDTSALDLFAGTGSISLELVSRGCNRVISVEADRDHANFIRQCFQKLGEDKDILIRGDVFRFLKTCKQKFDFIFADPPYALKELPQIPNLVLNGDYLNEGGIFVFEHGKDYDFSEHPRFLEHRSYGSVNFSIFR; encoded by the coding sequence ATAAAGTTCAATGTTCAACATTCAAAGTTCAAAGTAAATATGAGAATCATAACAGGACTATATAAGGGACGCCATTTCGACATTCCACGTTCGTTTAAGGCACGTCCGACAACAGATTTTGCAAAGGAGAACATCTTTAATGTGCTGCAGGGATATATTGATTTCGAAGATACCTCTGCCCTCGACCTTTTTGCCGGTACGGGCAGTATTTCGCTCGAACTGGTATCACGAGGCTGCAACCGGGTAATCAGCGTAGAGGCCGACCGCGATCATGCCAACTTCATACGCCAATGTTTTCAGAAGTTGGGCGAAGACAAAGATATTCTGATTCGTGGTGATGTATTCCGTTTCCTGAAGACCTGCAAGCAGAAGTTTGACTTTATCTTTGCCGATCCTCCATACGCCCTGAAGGAGCTGCCGCAGATTCCAAACCTCGTTCTGAATGGTGACTATCTCAACGAAGGAGGCATCTTCGTCTTTGAGCATGGCAAAGACTATGATTTCTCCGAGCATCCACGATTTCTGGAGCACAGAAGTTACGGAAGCGTAAACTTCTCAATATTCAGATAG
- the cls gene encoding cardiolipin synthase: MIYFHWIYLLLYVVITVPAIITVLMDNRQPAKTMAWILVFFFIPFVGIIFYFFFGQNTRKERLISDRSMDQLTKRSMLEFVEQENLHLPDSNKPLMNLFANQSWALPFKDNQVDIYTDGYDFFLTLLYNIGQAKHHIHLDTYIFEADALGYLIADALIDKAEQGVEVRLIYDDVGCWKVKDEFFERMRDAGIDIHSFMPVRFPAFTSKVNYRNHRKLCVIDGKVGFIGGMNIALRYVKGDKKQAWRDTHLRIEGGGVYAIQRAFLVDWYFVDRTLVTNRQYYPPVSAHIHNNCLVQIVTSSPISPWPDIMQGYVRILLQARKYVYMETPYFLPTEPVLFAMRTAALAGVDIRLMLPRHADAKLVEWASRSYVMEAIEAGVKVYLYTAGFNHSKLLVSDDNLCTIGSTNIDFRSFENNFEANAFFFDEGMAQRVKAVYLRDEAKSILVDDVSYFVKRPFLQRLFESTVRLLSPLL, from the coding sequence ATGATTTATTTTCACTGGATATATCTGTTGCTTTATGTCGTGATAACCGTTCCGGCTATCATTACCGTCTTGATGGACAATCGTCAGCCCGCCAAGACGATGGCATGGATATTGGTCTTCTTCTTCATCCCCTTTGTGGGTATTATCTTCTATTTCTTCTTCGGACAGAATACCCGCAAGGAACGTCTTATCAGCGACCGCAGCATGGACCAGCTCACCAAGCGCTCCATGCTCGAGTTCGTAGAGCAGGAGAATCTTCACCTGCCAGACAGCAATAAACCGCTGATGAATCTCTTTGCCAACCAGAGTTGGGCGCTGCCTTTTAAAGATAATCAGGTGGATATTTATACCGATGGCTACGATTTCTTCCTTACCTTATTATATAATATAGGACAGGCAAAGCATCATATTCATCTCGATACCTATATCTTCGAAGCCGATGCCTTGGGATATCTGATAGCTGATGCCTTGATTGATAAGGCGGAGCAGGGAGTGGAGGTGCGACTGATTTATGATGATGTAGGCTGCTGGAAAGTGAAGGATGAATTCTTTGAACGTATGCGTGATGCAGGCATTGATATACATTCGTTCATGCCAGTCCGCTTTCCGGCTTTTACGAGTAAGGTAAACTATCGTAACCACCGCAAACTCTGTGTCATAGATGGTAAGGTGGGCTTTATCGGCGGCATGAATATAGCTCTGCGCTATGTGAAAGGTGATAAGAAACAGGCTTGGCGCGATACGCATCTCCGTATTGAGGGCGGTGGCGTTTACGCCATTCAGAGAGCCTTTCTGGTAGACTGGTATTTCGTAGACCGTACGTTGGTTACCAATCGCCAGTATTATCCGCCGGTCAGTGCGCATATCCACAACAATTGTCTCGTACAGATAGTTACGAGCAGTCCTATCAGTCCTTGGCCTGATATCATGCAGGGCTATGTCCGCATCCTGCTTCAGGCCCGGAAGTATGTGTATATGGAAACGCCTTATTTCTTGCCAACTGAACCCGTATTGTTTGCCATGCGAACAGCAGCTCTGGCGGGTGTGGATATCCGTCTGATGTTGCCTCGTCATGCTGATGCCAAACTGGTAGAGTGGGCATCACGTTCGTATGTGATGGAGGCGATAGAGGCTGGCGTAAAGGTTTATCTCTATACGGCAGGCTTTAATCATAGTAAATTGCTCGTAAGTGATGATAATCTCTGTACGATAGGCAGTACGAATATCGATTTCCGAAGTTTTGAGAATAATTTCGAAGCGAATGCGTTCTTCTTTGATGAGGGGATGGCGCAGCGCGTGAAGGCTGTCTATCTGCGGGATGAGGCGAAGAGCATCCTGGTAGATGATGTATCTTATTTCGTAAAACGTCCGTTCCTGCAGCGCCTTTTCGAGAGTACGGTAAGATTACTCTCGCCGCTGTTGTAA
- a CDS encoding thioredoxin-like domain-containing protein: protein MKKLLFFLLLTTAVVGRAQTSLDLLPAGTEAPDFTITDSKTGKKIFQLSDKKTQKDKDGKTVPGVWTVLDFWASWCPDCRRDMPMVKAIYDKYNTKIQVVGVSFDTDEAKMKKYLGDNQYTWLQYCEFKKWKETKISKDYHISWIPTSYLINPEGKVAFSTVKAEEMMKKLDSLDQAGALKPAQMQTALKKVYNESIDPMAQIDEALAKAKKNGKFVICQVGGNWCPWCLKFADFVEKNAAVNKMVNDHFEYIHVNYNRRKTAGDAAVKKAEQLMKRLNNPQRFGFPVFVVLDETGKVLHIQDSSFLEEGKGYNEEKVLRFLKSWTPQAIKG, encoded by the coding sequence ATGAAGAAACTATTATTCTTTTTGCTCCTGACGACGGCTGTCGTCGGTAGAGCACAGACATCGCTTGACTTGCTGCCAGCAGGCACCGAGGCTCCCGACTTCACGATTACTGACAGTAAGACGGGTAAGAAAATCTTCCAGCTCTCAGATAAGAAGACTCAGAAGGATAAAGACGGAAAGACGGTTCCGGGTGTCTGGACCGTGCTCGATTTCTGGGCTTCCTGGTGTCCAGACTGCAGAAGAGACATGCCGATGGTGAAGGCTATCTATGACAAATACAATACCAAGATCCAGGTAGTGGGTGTTTCTTTTGATACCGACGAGGCGAAGATGAAGAAATATCTGGGCGATAATCAGTATACCTGGTTGCAATACTGTGAGTTTAAGAAATGGAAGGAAACTAAGATTTCCAAGGATTATCACATCTCATGGATTCCTACCTCTTATCTGATCAATCCGGAAGGTAAGGTTGCATTCTCTACCGTGAAGGCGGAGGAGATGATGAAGAAACTGGATTCGCTCGACCAGGCAGGAGCTTTGAAACCTGCTCAGATGCAGACTGCTCTCAAGAAGGTGTATAATGAAAGCATTGATCCGATGGCTCAGATTGATGAGGCTTTGGCTAAAGCCAAGAAGAATGGCAAGTTTGTTATCTGTCAGGTAGGTGGTAACTGGTGCCCATGGTGCTTGAAGTTTGCCGATTTTGTAGAGAAGAATGCTGCGGTCAACAAGATGGTAAATGATCATTTTGAATATATTCATGTAAACTACAATCGCAGAAAAACTGCCGGTGATGCGGCGGTGAAGAAGGCTGAGCAGCTGATGAAGCGACTGAACAATCCTCAGCGTTTCGGATTCCCGGTCTTTGTGGTGCTCGATGAAACCGGAAAGGTTCTCCATATCCAGGATTCCAGTTTCCTGGAAGAGGGGAAGGGATATAACGAAGAAAAGGTGCTCAGATTCCTGAAGAGCTGGACACCTCAGGCTATTAAAGGATAA
- a CDS encoding ATP-dependent DNA helicase produces the protein MNIEELKYQILQQFGFPPTPEQAQALDVFVQFMTDSNPHAVMILRGSAGTGKTSLSGAIVRTLRAVRQKVMLLAPTGRAAKVFSLNSGMPAYTIHRRIYREKAFAGVDGQFNLNDNLYTDTLFMVDEASMIANLGLGGTTFGSGCLLDDLVHFVYQGRNDRLLLIGDKAQLPPVGEEESPALSASMLQGYGLSVYECDLNEVVRQSQQSGILFNATRIRQMITHDDITQLPKIRFSGFSDIREMPGAELIEALGDSYHHVGLDDTIVVTRSNKRANIFNQGIRNMVLDREEELESGDMLMIVKNNYYWMEEERKKIKESEERRVKSEETAFGGRRKSQFNSLANHKVPSSKFKVQSKEVQSNELPAFLANGDRAKVMKVSRRIDLYGFHFATLLLKFPDYDNYELEATVLLDTLTSEAPALTHDQQEQLFHKIEEDYQDIPLKADRMKAIRQDPYFNALQVKFAYAVTCHKAQGGQWSHVYVDQGYMTDDMLTPDYIHWLYTAFTRATEMLYLVNWPKTQVEGE, from the coding sequence ATGAACATTGAAGAGTTAAAATATCAGATATTACAGCAATTTGGCTTTCCGCCAACCCCAGAACAGGCTCAAGCGCTCGATGTTTTCGTGCAGTTTATGACGGATAGTAATCCTCATGCTGTGATGATTCTCCGGGGTAGTGCGGGTACTGGTAAGACATCGCTTTCGGGTGCTATCGTCCGTACGCTCCGTGCTGTTCGCCAGAAGGTGATGCTCCTTGCTCCTACGGGTAGGGCGGCTAAGGTCTTCTCTCTGAACAGCGGGATGCCTGCCTATACCATTCATCGCCGCATCTATCGCGAAAAGGCGTTTGCCGGAGTGGATGGCCAGTTCAATCTTAATGATAATCTCTATACTGATACGCTTTTTATGGTAGATGAGGCTTCGATGATTGCCAATCTGGGATTGGGTGGAACCACCTTTGGCAGCGGCTGTCTGCTAGATGATCTGGTTCATTTTGTATATCAGGGACGTAACGACCGCCTCTTGCTAATAGGCGATAAGGCACAGTTGCCTCCTGTTGGTGAGGAAGAATCACCAGCTCTTTCTGCTTCGATGCTCCAGGGGTATGGGCTGTCGGTTTATGAGTGCGATTTGAACGAGGTAGTCCGCCAGAGTCAGCAGTCGGGCATCCTCTTTAATGCTACCCGTATCCGCCAGATGATTACCCACGATGACATTACCCAACTGCCTAAAATCCGTTTCTCCGGTTTCTCGGATATCAGGGAGATGCCGGGTGCAGAACTCATCGAGGCTCTTGGCGACAGTTATCATCATGTAGGACTGGACGATACCATTGTTGTGACTCGTAGCAACAAGCGCGCCAACATCTTCAACCAGGGCATCCGCAACATGGTGCTTGATAGGGAAGAGGAACTGGAGAGTGGCGACATGCTGATGATTGTGAAGAACAATTATTATTGGATGGAGGAAGAAAGAAAGAAAATAAAGGAAAGTGAAGAAAGAAGAGTGAAGAGTGAAGAAACTGCGTTCGGCGGCCGAAGGAAAAGCCAATTCAATAGTTTAGCTAATCATAAAGTTCCGAGTTCCAAGTTCAAAGTTCAAAGTAAAGAAGTTCAAAGTAACGAACTTCCTGCTTTCCTGGCTAATGGAGATAGGGCGAAGGTGATGAAGGTGAGCCGTCGCATCGACCTCTACGGCTTTCATTTTGCCACCCTTCTGTTGAAATTCCCCGATTATGACAATTATGAACTGGAGGCTACGGTATTACTGGACACTTTGACGAGTGAGGCTCCTGCTTTGACCCATGATCAGCAAGAGCAGCTTTTCCATAAGATAGAGGAAGATTATCAGGACATACCACTGAAGGCAGACCGTATGAAGGCAATCCGGCAGGATCCGTATTTCAATGCTCTGCAAGTGAAGTTTGCCTATGCCGTTACCTGTCATAAAGCGCAGGGCGGACAGTGGTCGCATGTCTATGTAGACCAGGGCTATATGACGGATGATATGCTTACTCCCGATTATATCCATTGGCTCTATACTGCATTTACACGAGCCACAGAAATGCTGTATTTGGTGAATTGGCCAAAGACGCAGGTAGAAGGAGAGTGA
- a CDS encoding LysR family transcriptional regulator — MQKLEKEYGVRLFDRIGNRIQLTRAGQFLLDHACKIIDAYQNLDFDMKKLTAKSEGELRIGASTTISQYVLPGLFADFRKQHSDT, encoded by the coding sequence ATACAGAAGCTGGAGAAGGAATATGGGGTGCGACTGTTCGACAGAATCGGCAATCGCATCCAGCTCACCCGTGCCGGACAGTTTCTACTAGACCATGCCTGCAAAATCATCGATGCCTATCAGAATCTTGATTTCGATATGAAGAAGCTCACGGCAAAATCAGAAGGAGAACTGCGCATCGGAGCCAGTACCACCATCTCGCAATATGTTCTCCCCGGACTGTTTGCTGATTTCAGAAAACAACATTCTGACACTTAG
- a CDS encoding MFS transporter encodes MKKGLFALALGTFTLGIAEFIIEGIITNIAHNMNVSIPEAGHLISIYALGVCTGAFSMILMHKYRPKNILMFLASLITFGAVIASVAPNYWLLLCARFIEGLPHGAYFGTGTIVAVKIAKEGKGTNAVAMMCAGMPVANLLGVPVGTFLSHMFSWRVPFVSCIVFGLITLYMIHRWVPDVEALPNNGMKAQFHFLRNKAPWLIIVATFLGNGGILCWFSYISPLLQMEGGFSAASISLLMILAGGGMVVGNQVSALLADRFKPGRFTCYLQFLAAAALLLTFFLAPIGWVSVVLMFICCVCLFGIGSPEQFLIVKHAKGGEMLGSCCIQGAFNLGNAMGAFLGGIPVAMGLGYNFPALIGVPMALAGAICLLIFHKKYE; translated from the coding sequence ATGAAAAAAGGACTATTTGCACTCGCGCTGGGTACCTTTACCTTGGGCATCGCAGAATTCATCATCGAGGGCATCATCACAAACATCGCCCACAACATGAACGTTTCCATCCCGGAAGCAGGACATCTCATCTCCATCTATGCACTCGGCGTCTGCACCGGAGCTTTCTCGATGATTCTCATGCATAAATACAGACCCAAGAATATCCTGATGTTCCTGGCTTCACTCATCACCTTCGGAGCTGTCATCGCCTCAGTAGCACCTAACTACTGGCTCTTACTCTGCGCCCGCTTTATAGAAGGTCTGCCTCATGGCGCTTACTTCGGAACGGGTACCATCGTGGCGGTAAAGATTGCCAAAGAGGGTAAGGGAACCAATGCCGTGGCGATGATGTGTGCAGGTATGCCGGTGGCCAACCTGCTGGGTGTGCCGGTGGGAACCTTTCTGAGTCACATGTTCAGCTGGCGAGTACCTTTTGTCAGCTGTATCGTGTTCGGACTCATCACCTTATACATGATTCACAGATGGGTTCCAGATGTAGAAGCACTGCCAAACAACGGTATGAAGGCACAGTTCCATTTCCTCCGCAACAAGGCTCCGTGGCTCATCATCGTAGCCACCTTCCTGGGCAATGGCGGCATCCTCTGCTGGTTCAGTTATATCTCGCCGCTGCTTCAGATGGAGGGCGGATTCAGCGCAGCCAGCATCTCTCTGCTGATGATTCTTGCAGGCGGCGGAATGGTAGTAGGCAATCAGGTGAGTGCCTTGCTTGCTGACCGCTTCAAACCGGGTCGCTTTACCTGTTATCTCCAGTTTCTGGCAGCAGCTGCACTTCTGCTCACCTTCTTCCTCGCCCCTATCGGCTGGGTATCTGTGGTGCTGATGTTCATCTGCTGCGTCTGTCTTTTCGGCATCGGATCGCCTGAGCAATTCCTCATCGTGAAGCATGCCAAGGGTGGCGAAATGCTGGGCAGCTGCTGCATTCAGGGAGCCTTCAATCTGGGTAACGCCATGGGAGCTTTCCTGGGTGGTATTCCTGTTGCTATGGGATTAGGATACAACTTCCCTGCCCTTATCGGTGTGCCGATGGCATTGGCAGGAGCCATCTGTCTGCTGATTTTCCATAAGAAATATGAATAA
- a CDS encoding ATP-binding protein, whose amino-acid sequence MKFFGRQNEIKELQEIRNLSLQTARFTIVTGRRRSGKTSLLIKAYEDVQDMLYFFVARKSEAELCRDFIEEMTTKLQLPILGEVTRFADIFKYLLQLSKIRPITLIIDEFQDFKRVNPSIFSDMQKIWDLNKQEAHINLVVCGSVYSLMNIIFKNNKQPLYGRQTGEIKVTPFPPSVIKEILSTYNSAYTNDDLLALYSYTGGVAEYVEMMMDAGATTKEQMTERFIAKNSYFIYEGKNMLIEEFGKDYARYFEILQLIASGYTTRGEIESIMKIELSGYLTKLENDYSLISRYIPMFQKTNRNIRYQIEDNFLRVWFRYIYKYGYMIEVGANKKLKMVMDKSYTTYTGKVLERYFIAKMIESEEYTQIASWWDRKGENEIDIIAADELEQKVIFYEVKRQAKDINLGILKDKAEHFFQATGKFKKFDIGYQGLSMEDM is encoded by the coding sequence ATGAAGTTCTTTGGAAGACAAAACGAAATAAAAGAATTGCAAGAGATAAGAAATCTATCTTTGCAAACGGCCCGTTTTACAATCGTAACCGGACGCCGACGTAGCGGTAAGACATCCTTATTGATAAAAGCATACGAGGATGTTCAGGATATGCTGTATTTCTTTGTTGCAAGAAAATCAGAAGCAGAACTCTGCAGAGATTTTATCGAAGAGATGACGACCAAACTTCAGCTTCCTATTCTCGGTGAAGTAACACGCTTTGCTGACATCTTTAAATATCTGCTTCAACTATCCAAGATTCGCCCTATCACTCTCATCATTGATGAGTTTCAGGATTTCAAGCGGGTTAATCCATCAATCTTTTCAGATATGCAAAAGATATGGGACCTTAACAAACAGGAAGCTCATATTAATCTTGTGGTCTGCGGTTCTGTTTATTCACTTATGAACATCATCTTTAAAAATAACAAGCAACCTCTTTATGGTAGGCAGACTGGAGAAATAAAAGTCACTCCATTTCCCCCTTCTGTCATTAAGGAAATTCTCTCTACATATAATTCTGCCTATACCAATGATGACCTACTGGCTCTCTACAGTTATACAGGCGGAGTAGCAGAATATGTAGAAATGATGATGGATGCAGGAGCCACGACCAAGGAACAGATGACAGAGCGGTTTATTGCAAAAAACTCTTATTTCATCTACGAAGGAAAAAATATGCTGATAGAAGAATTTGGCAAAGACTATGCCCGCTATTTCGAGATACTGCAACTTATCGCTTCAGGCTACACAACTCGAGGTGAAATAGAAAGCATCATGAAAATAGAACTTTCGGGCTATCTCACCAAACTGGAGAACGACTATAGCTTGATCTCCCGTTATATACCGATGTTCCAAAAGACCAATCGCAACATTCGCTATCAGATAGAAGACAACTTCCTTCGCGTCTGGTTTCGCTACATCTACAAATATGGATACATGATAGAGGTTGGCGCCAATAAAAAACTAAAAATGGTCATGGATAAGAGCTACACCACATACACCGGCAAGGTTCTGGAAAGATATTTTATTGCCAAGATGATAGAGAGCGAAGAATATACCCAGATAGCCTCCTGGTGGGACAGAAAAGGAGAGAATGAAATCGATATTATCGCTGCCGATGAACTGGAGCAGAAGGTTATTTTTTATGAGGTAAAACGCCAAGCTAAGGATATAAATCTCGGCATTTTAAAAGATAAAGCCGAGCATTTCTTCCAAGCTACAGGAAAATTCAAGAAATTCGATATCGGATACCAAGGATTGTCGATGGAGGATATGTAA
- a CDS encoding DUF3822 family protein has translation MQIKGNNIQQARLTIRVSRNTLSFSVVDREAEHQLIYEPYTVKSGVSMAANLRQAFKESTLLQRGYQKVRVYLDSPILLVPIEEFHEEDIDVLYQHAFNSHNSDAILYRVQPELNAVAVFPINKDLKMVVEDNFKDVRFTPIMQPMWHYLHHRSFTGIHRKLYVYFHDKKLDVFGFEKNRFKFFNSFNAEHAKDALYFILYVWKQLGFNQMQDELHVSGNVPDKDWFLYNTKLYIKKTFILNPAAEFNRAPITEIKGLPFDLMALYLSK, from the coding sequence ATGCAAATAAAAGGTAACAACATTCAGCAAGCACGACTCACCATCCGCGTGAGCAGAAACACCCTCAGTTTTTCGGTAGTTGACCGTGAAGCTGAGCATCAGCTCATCTATGAACCTTATACAGTAAAGAGTGGTGTTTCGATGGCAGCCAACTTGCGTCAGGCTTTCAAGGAGAGTACTCTCCTGCAGCGGGGATACCAGAAGGTACGCGTATATCTCGATTCGCCTATCCTGCTGGTTCCTATCGAAGAATTTCATGAAGAGGATATCGATGTGCTCTATCAGCATGCCTTCAACAGTCATAACAGCGATGCCATTCTCTACAGAGTGCAGCCGGAACTGAATGCGGTAGCGGTATTCCCTATCAACAAGGATTTGAAGATGGTGGTAGAAGACAACTTTAAGGATGTCCGCTTCACACCTATCATGCAACCGATGTGGCACTATCTGCACCATCGCAGTTTCACCGGCATTCACCGCAAGCTCTATGTTTATTTCCACGACAAGAAGCTGGACGTTTTCGGTTTTGAGAAGAACCGTTTCAAATTCTTCAACTCGTTCAATGCCGAGCATGCCAAGGATGCCCTCTATTTCATTCTCTATGTATGGAAGCAGTTAGGATTCAACCAGATGCAGGATGAGTTGCATGTATCAGGCAATGTTCCGGATAAGGACTGGTTCCTCTACAACACGAAACTCTATATCAAGAAGACCTTCATTCTGAATCCTGCCGCCGAATTCAACCGTGCGCCCATCACAGAGATTAAAGGTCTGCCATTCGATTTGATGGCGCTGTACCTAAGTAAGTAA